In Streptomyces sp. NBC_00448, the following are encoded in one genomic region:
- a CDS encoding amidohydrolase family protein produces MTDSSRGTTAETATLLLCGARLTDGRTVDVRLSGSRIEAVGTAGSLAVSAERPDRGGGLGGERTPDRPDRGGRIERGARIDLRGYLLLPAPAEPHAHLDFALTAGGPPSGDTEDVQRRATEAALLQLGHGATAVRSHVRIGDVRGLRSLEAVLQARQSLRGLLDVQAVAVPRVLTGAAGADGLAMLRDALKMGASAVGGCPDLDPDPSGYTEAVLALAAEFGLPVDLHTAAEDPARMARLAAMAGGLRPGVTLGPCHGLAAQGPDGVARTADRLAAAGVSVVALPQGGCGALDRCAPAPDTPAARAAASVRPLAPLTAVRALRAAGVRVTAGSGALCDLANPVGRGDPLEAAYLLASHGECPPPRAYDLVSAEARAVLGLPEVRVEAGFPAELLAVRGESLAGVLSLAYSRIVIHRGRVVSRTSAVREYCDSAGDATLDLPRQAHREA; encoded by the coding sequence ATGACCGACAGTTCCCGCGGCACCACCGCGGAGACCGCCACCCTGCTGCTGTGCGGCGCCCGCCTCACCGACGGCCGGACCGTAGACGTCCGGCTGAGCGGCTCGCGGATCGAGGCCGTGGGCACCGCGGGCAGCCTCGCCGTGTCCGCGGAACGCCCCGACCGCGGCGGCGGCCTCGGCGGCGAGCGGACCCCCGACCGTCCCGACCGGGGCGGCCGGATCGAGCGCGGTGCCCGGATCGACCTGCGCGGCTACCTCCTGCTGCCCGCGCCCGCCGAGCCGCACGCGCACCTGGACTTCGCGCTCACCGCCGGCGGCCCGCCCTCCGGCGACACCGAGGACGTCCAGCGGCGCGCCACCGAGGCCGCGCTGCTCCAACTCGGCCACGGCGCCACGGCGGTGCGCAGCCACGTACGGATCGGCGACGTCCGCGGGCTGCGCTCGCTGGAGGCGGTGCTCCAGGCCCGGCAGTCGCTGCGCGGGCTGCTCGACGTGCAGGCGGTGGCCGTGCCCAGGGTGCTGACCGGCGCCGCGGGGGCGGACGGCCTGGCGATGCTGCGGGACGCGCTGAAGATGGGCGCTTCCGCGGTGGGCGGCTGCCCGGACCTCGACCCGGACCCGAGCGGCTACACCGAGGCGGTGCTGGCGCTGGCCGCCGAGTTCGGGCTGCCGGTCGACCTGCACACCGCCGCCGAAGACCCGGCGCGGATGGCCCGGCTGGCCGCGATGGCCGGCGGGCTGCGGCCCGGCGTCACCCTCGGCCCCTGCCACGGCCTGGCCGCGCAGGGTCCTGACGGGGTGGCGCGCACCGCCGACCGGCTGGCCGCCGCGGGCGTCTCCGTGGTCGCGCTCCCCCAGGGCGGCTGCGGCGCCCTGGACCGCTGCGCGCCCGCGCCGGACACCCCGGCCGCCCGTGCCGCCGCCTCCGTCCGCCCGCTGGCGCCGCTCACCGCGGTCCGCGCGCTGCGCGCGGCGGGAGTACGGGTCACCGCGGGCAGCGGCGCGCTCTGCGACCTGGCCAACCCGGTCGGCCGCGGCGACCCGCTGGAGGCGGCCTACCTGCTGGCCTCGCACGGCGAGTGCCCTCCCCCGCGGGCGTACGACCTGGTGAGCGCCGAGGCCCGGGCGGTACTCGGGCTGCCGGAGGTACGCGTGGAGGCGGGCTTCCCGGCCGAGTTGCTCGCGGTGCGCGGGGAGAGCCTGGCCGGCGTGCTCTCGCTCGCCTACAGCCGGATCGTGATCCACCGCGGCCGGGTGGTCTCCCGGACCAGCGCGGTACGCGAGTACTGCGACTCGGCCGGCGACGCGACCCTCGACCTCCCGCGCCAGGCGCACCGCGAGGCGTAG
- the rpmG gene encoding 50S ribosomal protein L33 — translation MAATDVRPKITLACVECKERNYITKKNRRNDPDRLEMKKHCPRCNAHTAHRETR, via the coding sequence GTGGCCGCCACCGACGTCCGCCCTAAGATCACGCTGGCCTGCGTGGAGTGCAAGGAGCGGAACTACATCACCAAGAAGAACCGGCGCAACGACCCGGACCGTCTTGAGATGAAGAAGCACTGCCCCCGCTGCAACGCCCACACCGCGCACCGCGAGACCCGCTGA
- a CDS encoding MaoC family dehydratase N-terminal domain-containing protein codes for MALDPSFVGRSYPPSSVYEVGREKIREFAEAIGDPNPVYVDADAAKALGHPDVIAPPTFPFAISYKAAGQVVRDPELGLDYSRVVHGDQKFAYRRPVRAGDRLTVTSTIDTIKSLAGNDVIEIRGEIHDESGEHVVTAMTKLVARAAEPDDADVSGSDKSGDV; via the coding sequence ATGGCCCTCGACCCGTCCTTCGTGGGGCGGAGCTATCCGCCCAGTAGCGTCTACGAGGTCGGCCGGGAGAAGATCCGCGAGTTCGCCGAGGCGATCGGCGACCCGAATCCGGTGTACGTCGACGCCGACGCGGCCAAGGCGCTCGGCCACCCCGACGTGATCGCGCCGCCGACGTTCCCCTTCGCGATCAGCTACAAGGCGGCCGGCCAGGTGGTCCGCGACCCCGAACTCGGCCTCGACTACAGCCGGGTGGTGCACGGCGACCAGAAGTTCGCCTACCGCCGTCCGGTTCGGGCCGGCGACCGGCTCACGGTCACCTCGACGATCGACACGATCAAGTCCCTTGCGGGCAACGACGTCATCGAGATCCGCGGGGAGATCCACGACGAGTCCGGCGAGCACGTGGTGACCGCCATGACCAAGCTGGTGGCCCGCGCGGCCGAGCCGGACGACGCCGACGTGAGCGGCAGCGACAAGAGCGGGGACGTGTGA
- a CDS encoding MaoC family dehydratase gives MAAAIAYDDVEVGTELPAREFPVSRATLVQYAGASGDFNPIHWNEKFAREVGLPDVIAHGMFTMAVAIRVVTDWTVDPGAVEEYGVRFTKPVVVPNDDQGATVHVAAKVAAKLDDRRVRIDLVATSDGQKVLGMSRAVVRLA, from the coding sequence ATGGCCGCGGCAATCGCCTACGACGACGTCGAGGTCGGCACCGAGCTGCCCGCCCGGGAGTTCCCGGTCAGCCGGGCGACCCTCGTGCAGTACGCCGGTGCCTCGGGTGACTTCAACCCCATCCACTGGAACGAGAAGTTCGCCCGCGAGGTCGGGTTGCCCGACGTCATCGCGCACGGCATGTTCACGATGGCCGTCGCCATCCGTGTCGTCACCGACTGGACGGTCGATCCCGGCGCCGTCGAGGAGTACGGCGTCCGCTTCACCAAGCCGGTCGTCGTCCCCAACGATGACCAGGGTGCCACCGTGCACGTCGCCGCGAAGGTCGCGGCCAAACTCGATGACCGCCGCGTCCGGATCGACCTCGTCGCCACCTCCGACGGCCAGAAAGTCCTCGGCATGTCCCGTGCGGTGGTCCGCCTCGCCTGA
- a CDS encoding TetR/AcrR family transcriptional regulator, with protein sequence MSAEDRRVSVISAAMSEFAQGGYKGTSTEAIARRVGVSQPYLFRLFPNKQAMFIAAAEQCLAQTREVFAHAVEDVPIEGRLPAMAAAYQQLLRDDPEKLQMQMQMYAAVAAAEAAGDHDFGSTLRTSWQQMWDEVRTALGTDIDETTQFFAYGMLINTFVSLGFPPGHRNWEGFYVEARPE encoded by the coding sequence ATGAGCGCCGAAGACCGACGCGTCAGCGTCATCAGCGCGGCAATGAGCGAGTTCGCCCAGGGCGGCTACAAGGGCACGTCCACCGAAGCGATCGCCCGCCGCGTAGGCGTCTCCCAGCCGTACCTGTTCCGCCTGTTCCCCAACAAGCAAGCCATGTTCATCGCGGCCGCCGAACAGTGCCTCGCCCAGACCCGCGAGGTCTTCGCCCACGCCGTGGAGGACGTACCCATCGAGGGGCGGCTGCCCGCGATGGCCGCGGCGTACCAGCAACTCCTCCGGGACGACCCGGAGAAACTGCAGATGCAGATGCAGATGTACGCGGCGGTCGCGGCGGCCGAAGCCGCCGGCGACCACGACTTCGGCTCGACCCTCAGGACGTCCTGGCAGCAGATGTGGGACGAGGTCCGCACCGCGCTGGGCACGGACATCGACGAGACGACGCAGTTCTTCGCGTACGGAATGCTGATCAACACGTTCGTCTCGTTGGGCTTCCCGCCGGGTCACCGGAACTGGGAGGGCTTCTACGTGGAGGCGAGGCCCGAGTGA
- a CDS encoding DHA2 family efflux MFS transporter permease subunit, translated as MSTAEQQPQGRTEAPAPEEKKGPGLGWALVITSVAGFMAALDNLVVTTALPSIRKSLGGALSDLEWTVSAYTLTFAVLLMFGAALGDRFGRRRLFLVGITIFTGASAAAALSSGIDALIAARALQGVGGAIMMPLTLTLLTAAVPKEKRGMAYGIWGAANGLAVACGPLIGGSLTQHISWHWIFWLNVPIGLALLPLARLKLRESYAPDARLDFRGTALISLGLFGIVYALVSANDHGWSSARVLAGLIGGGILVAAFVRHGFTAKRPMVPMRMFANRGFAATNATNMLMFIGMFGSIFLLSQFLQTVVGYGPTEAGLRMLPWTGMPMIVSPFAGYLADRIGGRVVVATGLAFQAIGLGWYASVVSTDVSYAAQLPALIISGVGMALFFAPATTLMMGAVKESEQGIASGTSNSLREVGGALGIAMLSTIFSSHGGYQSPTAFVNGITPALWVGASVLALGMVAALCNPTRRALAAKGAAQGAEGPRDAAEPALSAR; from the coding sequence ATGAGTACCGCAGAGCAGCAGCCGCAAGGCCGTACGGAGGCACCGGCACCGGAGGAGAAGAAGGGGCCGGGGCTCGGGTGGGCCCTGGTCATCACGAGCGTCGCGGGCTTCATGGCCGCGCTGGACAACCTGGTCGTCACCACCGCGCTGCCCTCCATCCGCAAGAGCCTCGGGGGAGCGCTGTCGGACCTGGAGTGGACGGTGAGCGCGTACACCCTCACCTTCGCGGTGCTGCTGATGTTCGGCGCCGCGCTCGGCGACCGCTTCGGCCGGCGCCGGCTCTTCCTCGTCGGGATCACCATCTTCACCGGCGCGTCGGCCGCCGCCGCGCTCTCCTCCGGCATCGACGCGCTGATCGCCGCACGGGCGCTGCAAGGCGTGGGCGGCGCGATCATGATGCCGCTCACCCTGACCCTGCTGACCGCGGCCGTCCCGAAGGAGAAGCGCGGGATGGCGTACGGGATCTGGGGAGCCGCCAACGGCCTCGCGGTCGCCTGCGGCCCGCTGATCGGCGGCAGCCTCACCCAGCACATCTCCTGGCACTGGATCTTCTGGCTGAACGTCCCGATAGGCCTGGCCCTGCTGCCGCTGGCCCGGCTGAAGCTGCGCGAGTCCTACGCACCCGACGCCCGGCTGGACTTCCGCGGCACCGCACTGATCAGCCTCGGCCTGTTCGGCATCGTCTACGCCCTGGTCAGCGCGAACGACCACGGCTGGAGCAGTGCCCGGGTGCTGGCCGGACTGATCGGCGGCGGCATCCTGGTGGCGGCGTTCGTCCGGCACGGCTTCACCGCGAAGCGGCCCATGGTGCCGATGCGGATGTTCGCCAACCGCGGCTTCGCGGCGACCAACGCGACCAACATGCTGATGTTCATCGGCATGTTCGGCTCGATCTTCCTGCTCAGCCAGTTCCTCCAGACCGTCGTCGGGTACGGGCCCACCGAGGCGGGGCTGCGGATGCTGCCCTGGACCGGTATGCCGATGATCGTGTCGCCGTTCGCGGGCTACCTCGCCGACCGGATCGGCGGGCGGGTGGTCGTCGCCACCGGGCTGGCCTTCCAGGCCATCGGCCTCGGCTGGTACGCGTCGGTGGTCTCGACGGATGTCTCCTACGCCGCGCAACTGCCCGCGCTGATCATCAGCGGCGTCGGGATGGCGCTGTTCTTCGCCCCCGCCACCACCCTGATGATGGGCGCGGTGAAGGAGTCGGAGCAGGGCATCGCCTCCGGTACGAGCAACTCGCTGCGCGAGGTCGGCGGGGCGCTCGGCATCGCGATGCTCAGCACGATCTTCTCCTCGCACGGCGGCTACCAGTCCCCGACGGCCTTCGTGAACGGCATCACCCCGGCACTGTGGGTCGGCGCGTCGGTCCTGGCGCTCGGGATGGTCGCGGCGCTGTGCAACCCGACGCGTCGGGCGCTCGCCGCGAAGGGCGCGGCGCAGGGCGCGGAGGGCCCGCGGGACGCGGCCGAGCCGGCGCTGAGCGCGCGGTAG
- a CDS encoding UDP-N-acetylmuramate dehydrogenase codes for MDTTENARLAPLTTFRLGGPARRLVTARTDEDVVAAVREADARGEPVLLIGGGSNLVIADEGFEGTAVRIATRGVELHGTALELAAGEVWSDAVTRTVEAGLAGVECLAGIPGSAGATPIQNVGAYGQEVSSTITEVVAYDRQRGEVVTLPSAECAFAYRFSRFKADPARHVVLRVRFALEDAGGLSAPLKYAETARALGVEAGDRVPLGRARETVLALRAGKGMVLDPADHDTWSAGSFFTNPVLSAAEHAEFLVRVKERLGAEVIPPAYPADADHVKTSAAWLIDKAGFTKGYGTGPARISTKHTLALTNRGAATTADLLALAREVRDGVHDAFGVTLVNEPVFVGTAL; via the coding sequence GTGGATACAACGGAGAACGCCCGGCTCGCGCCGCTGACCACCTTCCGGTTGGGCGGCCCGGCCCGGCGGCTGGTGACCGCCAGGACCGACGAGGACGTGGTCGCGGCGGTACGCGAGGCGGACGCGCGCGGCGAGCCGGTCCTGCTGATCGGTGGCGGCAGCAACCTGGTGATCGCCGACGAGGGCTTCGAGGGCACCGCCGTCCGGATCGCCACCCGGGGCGTGGAGCTGCACGGCACCGCCCTGGAGCTGGCGGCGGGCGAGGTGTGGTCCGACGCGGTGACCCGGACCGTCGAGGCGGGCCTGGCCGGGGTGGAGTGCCTGGCCGGCATCCCGGGCTCGGCCGGTGCGACACCGATCCAGAACGTGGGAGCGTACGGCCAGGAGGTGTCGTCCACGATCACCGAGGTGGTCGCGTACGACCGGCAGCGCGGCGAGGTCGTCACGCTGCCGAGCGCCGAGTGCGCGTTCGCCTACCGGTTCAGCCGTTTCAAGGCGGACCCGGCGCGGCACGTGGTGCTGCGGGTGCGGTTCGCGCTGGAGGACGCGGGCGGGCTGTCGGCGCCGCTGAAGTACGCCGAGACCGCGCGTGCGCTCGGCGTCGAGGCCGGCGACCGGGTGCCGCTCGGCAGGGCCCGCGAGACGGTGCTGGCGCTGCGGGCGGGCAAGGGGATGGTGCTCGATCCCGCGGACCACGACACCTGGTCCGCCGGGTCGTTCTTCACGAACCCGGTGCTGAGCGCGGCCGAGCACGCGGAGTTCCTGGTGCGGGTGAAGGAGCGGCTCGGCGCGGAGGTCATTCCGCCCGCGTATCCGGCCGACGCCGACCATGTGAAGACCTCCGCGGCCTGGCTGATCGACAAGGCCGGGTTCACCAAGGGGTACGGCACCGGGCCGGCCCGGATCTCCACGAAGCACACGCTGGCGCTCACGAATCGTGGTGCGGCCACCACGGCTGATCTGCTGGCGCTCGCCCGTGAGGTCCGTGACGGCGTCCACGACGCGTTCGGCGTCACGCTGGTCAACGAGCCGGTATTCGTCGGCACGGCTCTCTGA
- a CDS encoding adenosine deaminase: protein MAREVGTTAREIRELPKAHLHLHFTGSMRPTTLLELADKHGVHLPEALTSGEPPKLRATDERGWFRFQRLYDIARSCLRTPEDIQRLVREAAEEDAADGSGWLEIQVDPTSYAPRLGGLIPTIEIILDAVRTASRDTGVGMAVIVAANRMKHPLDARTLARLAVRYADQGVIGFGLSNDERRGLARDFDRAFAIAREGGLLAAPHGGELSGPSSVRDCLDDLHAQRVGHGVRAAEDPYLLRRLADSGITCEVCPASNVALGVYDKPEDVPLRTLWDAGVPMALGADDPLLFGSRLAAQYDLARDAHGFSDPELAELARQSVRASRAPKDVRDRLLSGITRWAAP, encoded by the coding sequence ATGGCACGCGAGGTAGGGACGACGGCACGCGAGATCCGCGAGCTGCCCAAAGCACATCTGCATCTGCACTTCACCGGGTCCATGCGGCCCACCACTCTGCTGGAGCTGGCCGACAAGCACGGCGTGCACCTGCCGGAGGCGCTGACCTCGGGCGAGCCCCCGAAGCTGCGCGCCACCGACGAGCGCGGCTGGTTCCGCTTCCAGCGGCTCTACGACATCGCCCGCTCCTGCCTGCGCACGCCCGAGGACATCCAGCGGCTGGTGCGCGAGGCCGCGGAGGAGGACGCCGCCGACGGCTCCGGCTGGCTGGAGATCCAGGTCGACCCGACCTCGTACGCGCCCCGGCTCGGCGGGCTGATCCCCACCATCGAGATCATCCTCGACGCGGTGCGGACCGCCTCCCGCGACACCGGGGTGGGCATGGCCGTCATCGTGGCCGCCAACCGGATGAAGCACCCGCTGGACGCCCGCACCCTGGCCCGCCTCGCGGTCCGCTACGCCGACCAGGGCGTGATCGGTTTCGGCCTGTCCAACGACGAACGGCGCGGCCTGGCAAGGGACTTCGACCGGGCCTTCGCCATCGCCCGCGAGGGCGGCCTGCTCGCCGCACCGCACGGCGGCGAGCTGTCCGGGCCCTCCAGCGTCCGCGACTGCCTCGACGACCTGCACGCCCAGCGGGTCGGGCACGGCGTCCGCGCCGCCGAGGACCCCTACCTGCTGCGCCGCCTCGCCGACTCCGGGATCACCTGCGAGGTCTGCCCGGCCTCCAACGTCGCCCTCGGCGTCTACGACAAACCCGAGGACGTCCCCCTGCGCACCCTCTGGGACGCCGGCGTGCCCATGGCCCTCGGCGCCGACGACCCCCTCCTCTTCGGCTCCCGCCTCGCCGCCCAGTACGACCTCGCCCGCGACGCCCACGGCTTCTCCGACCCCGAACTGGCGGAGCTGGCCCGCCAGTCGGTCCGGGCCTCCCGCGCCCCCAAGGACGTCCGCGACCGCCTCCTGTCAGGCATCACCCGGTGGGCGGCCCCCTGA
- a CDS encoding pyridoxal phosphate-dependent aminotransferase, whose translation MSAATPSATPSAPSATDRRVSARIGAISESATLAVDAKAKALKAAGRPVIGFGAGEPDFPTPDYIVEAAVEACRNPKYHRYTPAGGLPELKAAIAAKTLRDSGYEVDASQVLVTNGGKQAIYEAFAAILDPGDEVIVPAPYWTTYPESIRLAGGVPVEVVADETTGYRVSVEQLEAARTERTKVLLFVSPSNPTGAVYGEAETEEIGRWAVEHGLWVLTDEIYEHLVYGDAKFTSLPAIVPELRDKCLVVNGVAKTYAMTGWRVGWIVGPKDVVKAAANLQSHATSNVNNVAQVAALAAVSGDLSAVAEMRAAFDRRRQTIVRMLNEIDGVLCPVPEGAFYAYPSVKALLGKEIRGKRPQTSVELSALILDEAEVAVVPGEAFGTPGYLRLSYALGDEDLVEGVSRIQKLLGEATD comes from the coding sequence ATGAGCGCAGCCACTCCCTCCGCCACACCCTCCGCACCGTCCGCCACCGACCGGCGGGTATCGGCCCGCATCGGGGCGATCTCCGAATCCGCGACGCTGGCCGTGGACGCCAAGGCCAAGGCCCTCAAGGCCGCCGGGCGTCCGGTGATCGGCTTCGGCGCCGGCGAGCCCGACTTCCCCACCCCCGACTACATCGTCGAGGCGGCCGTGGAAGCGTGCCGGAACCCGAAGTACCACCGCTACACGCCGGCCGGCGGCCTGCCCGAGCTGAAGGCCGCCATCGCCGCCAAGACGCTCCGCGACTCCGGCTACGAGGTGGACGCCTCGCAGGTCCTGGTCACCAACGGCGGGAAGCAGGCGATCTACGAGGCGTTCGCCGCGATCCTCGACCCGGGCGACGAGGTCATCGTGCCCGCTCCGTACTGGACCACCTACCCCGAGTCGATCCGGCTCGCGGGCGGCGTGCCGGTCGAGGTCGTCGCCGACGAGACCACCGGCTACCGCGTGTCGGTCGAGCAACTGGAGGCGGCCCGCACCGAGCGGACCAAGGTGCTGCTCTTCGTCTCCCCGTCGAACCCGACCGGCGCGGTGTACGGCGAGGCCGAGACCGAGGAGATCGGCCGCTGGGCGGTCGAGCACGGCCTGTGGGTGCTCACCGACGAGATCTACGAGCACCTGGTCTACGGCGACGCGAAGTTCACCTCGCTGCCCGCGATCGTGCCCGAGCTGCGCGACAAGTGCCTGGTGGTCAACGGCGTCGCCAAGACGTACGCGATGACCGGCTGGCGGGTCGGGTGGATCGTCGGCCCCAAGGACGTGGTCAAGGCCGCCGCGAACCTCCAGTCGCACGCCACCTCCAACGTCAACAACGTGGCGCAGGTCGCCGCGCTCGCCGCGGTGAGCGGCGACCTGTCCGCGGTCGCCGAGATGCGCGCCGCGTTCGACCGCCGCCGGCAGACCATCGTCCGGATGCTCAACGAGATCGACGGCGTGCTCTGCCCGGTCCCCGAGGGCGCCTTCTACGCCTACCCGTCGGTGAAGGCCCTGCTCGGCAAGGAGATCCGCGGCAAGCGCCCGCAGACCTCGGTGGAGCTGTCCGCCCTGATCCTCGACGAGGCCGAGGTCGCGGTGGTGCCCGGTGAGGCGTTCGGCACGCCCGGCTACCTGCGGCTGAGCTACGCGCTCGGCGACGAGGACCTGGTCGAGGGCGTCTCCCGGATTCAGAAGCTGCTCGGCGAGGCCACCGACTAG
- the secE gene encoding preprotein translocase subunit SecE, producing the protein MTEITDSVEVPAEDDKETDKKPRRGGKRGKKGPLGRLALFYRQIVAELRKVVWPSRNDLSTYTTVVIVFVVVVIAFVSVVDYGFEKLVSYVFG; encoded by the coding sequence GTGACTGAGATCACGGACTCCGTTGAGGTCCCTGCTGAGGACGACAAGGAGACCGACAAGAAGCCCCGCCGCGGTGGTAAGCGCGGTAAGAAGGGCCCGCTCGGTCGTCTCGCGCTCTTCTACCGTCAGATCGTCGCCGAACTGCGCAAGGTCGTCTGGCCGAGCCGCAATGACCTGTCGACGTACACCACTGTGGTGATTGTGTTCGTTGTCGTCGTCATCGCGTTCGTCAGCGTGGTTGACTACGGTTTCGAGAAGCTTGTCTCGTACGTCTTCGGATGA
- the nusG gene encoding transcription termination/antitermination protein NusG translates to MSDPNVHDADVADESVQDEDSALDIVDAADGDIDEAEAADLAAGEPVEQGAVHDVAPEAPEKAEEAADDDLGQADAVAANAAAHAEEADDEAAAEDEVEDDEAEDGAEDDADAEEAADADADAAPAAEPVDAVAAFREELRTLPGEWYVIHTYAGYENRVKSNLEQRAVSLNVEEYIYQAEVPQEEVVQIKNGDRKTIRQNKLPGYVLVRMDLTNESWGVVRNTPGVTGFVGNAYDPYPLTLDEIVKMLAPEVEAAAEAAAIAEGTAQPRKVEVQVLDFEVGDSVTVTDGPFATLQATINEINPDSKKVKGLVEIFGRETPVELSFDQIQKN, encoded by the coding sequence GTGTCTGACCCGAACGTGCACGATGCCGACGTCGCCGACGAGTCCGTGCAGGACGAGGACTCCGCACTCGACATCGTCGACGCTGCCGACGGCGACATCGACGAGGCCGAGGCTGCGGACCTGGCCGCGGGGGAGCCTGTCGAGCAGGGCGCGGTGCACGACGTGGCCCCCGAGGCCCCCGAAAAGGCCGAGGAAGCCGCTGACGACGACCTGGGCCAGGCGGACGCGGTAGCCGCGAACGCCGCCGCTCACGCCGAAGAGGCTGACGACGAGGCCGCGGCCGAGGACGAGGTCGAGGACGACGAGGCGGAGGACGGCGCTGAGGACGACGCCGACGCCGAGGAGGCCGCTGACGCTGACGCCGACGCTGCCCCCGCCGCCGAGCCGGTCGACGCGGTCGCCGCGTTCCGCGAGGAGCTGCGCACGCTGCCCGGCGAGTGGTACGTCATCCACACCTACGCCGGCTACGAGAACCGCGTGAAGTCCAACCTTGAGCAGCGCGCCGTCTCGCTCAACGTCGAGGAGTACATCTACCAGGCCGAAGTGCCCCAGGAAGAAGTAGTCCAGATCAAGAACGGCGACCGGAAGACCATCCGGCAGAACAAGCTCCCCGGCTACGTTCTGGTCCGCATGGACCTCACCAACGAGTCCTGGGGCGTCGTCCGCAACACCCCCGGCGTCACCGGCTTCGTCGGCAACGCCTACGACCCCTACCCGCTGACGCTGGACGAGATCGTCAAGATGCTCGCCCCCGAGGTGGAGGCCGCGGCCGAGGCCGCGGCGATCGCCGAGGGCACCGCCCAGCCGCGCAAGGTCGAGGTCCAGGTGCTGGACTTCGAGGTCGGCGACTCGGTCACCGTCACCGACGGCCCCTTCGCCACCCTCCAGGCGACGATCAACGAGATCAACCCGGACTCCAAGAAGGTCAAGGGCCTGGTCGAGATCTTCGGCCGCGAGACCCCGGTCGAGCTCAGCTTCGACCAGATCCAGAAGAACTAG
- a CDS encoding SGNH/GDSL hydrolase family protein has protein sequence MLLAAPAQAAGPAYVALGDSYAAGNGAGNYISSSGDCHRSNSAYPALWAGAHSPSSFTFAACSGAVTTDVINNQLGSLNASTGLVSLTVGGDDAGFSDVITTCVTGSDDTCVSRVNTAESYIQNTLPGRLDAVYSAISSKAPSAKVVVLDYPHLYKLNTLCLGLSSTKHNKLNEAADLLDSTISARAAAHGFTFGDVRTTFNGHELCSGDDWLHSLVISPTWESYHPTATGHADGYLPVLTTDAS, from the coding sequence ATGTTGCTGGCGGCACCGGCACAAGCTGCCGGACCGGCGTACGTCGCACTGGGCGACTCGTACGCGGCCGGCAACGGCGCCGGAAACTACATCAGTTCCAGTGGTGACTGCCACCGGAGCAACAGCGCCTACCCTGCCCTGTGGGCCGGCGCGCACAGCCCGTCCTCGTTCACGTTCGCCGCGTGCTCCGGTGCGGTGACCACGGACGTGATCAACAACCAGCTCGGTTCTCTGAACGCCTCGACCGGTCTGGTGAGCCTCACCGTCGGCGGCGATGACGCGGGCTTCTCCGACGTGATCACCACCTGCGTGACCGGGTCCGACGACACCTGCGTCAGCCGGGTCAACACCGCCGAGAGCTACATCCAGAACACGCTTCCCGGCCGGCTGGACGCCGTGTACAGCGCGATCAGCTCGAAGGCGCCCTCCGCGAAGGTCGTCGTCCTCGACTACCCGCACCTCTACAAGCTCAACACGCTCTGCCTCGGCCTCTCCTCGACCAAGCACAACAAGCTCAACGAGGCCGCCGACCTGCTCGACTCCACCATCTCCGCCCGCGCCGCCGCGCACGGCTTCACCTTCGGCGACGTGCGCACCACCTTCAACGGCCACGAGCTGTGCTCCGGCGACGACTGGCTGCACTCCCTGGTCATCAGCCCGACCTGGGAGTCCTACCACCCCACCGCCACCGGCCACGCCGACGGCTACCTCCCGGTCCTGACCACCGACGCCTCCTGA
- a CDS encoding DUF1707 SHOCT-like domain-containing protein, which produces MTDEAGPVDGVPGRSAAPDLRASDRERDQVVEILQVAAGDGRITAEELDERLDAALSSRTVGELARLTADLPSDGMPPQAAELIRIDQRFGDVSRAGRWLVPRRMEIRLMFCEAKLDFTAAVITHNTLDVDLNLRVGGNLLLVTRPGIVVDTDGLERGSGEIKIRPAEPESPTILRVRLAGESRGGDITARPPRRSFTEVVSRRKQRTDG; this is translated from the coding sequence ATGACTGATGAAGCCGGGCCCGTCGACGGAGTACCCGGGCGAAGTGCGGCGCCGGATCTGCGGGCGTCCGACAGGGAACGGGACCAGGTCGTGGAGATCCTCCAAGTGGCCGCCGGCGACGGGCGGATCACCGCGGAGGAGCTGGACGAGCGGCTGGACGCCGCGCTGTCCTCGCGCACCGTCGGCGAACTCGCCCGGCTCACCGCGGATCTGCCCTCGGACGGGATGCCGCCGCAGGCCGCCGAGCTGATCCGGATCGACCAGCGGTTCGGGGACGTCTCACGGGCCGGCCGCTGGCTGGTGCCGCGCCGGATGGAGATCCGGCTGATGTTCTGCGAGGCGAAGCTCGACTTCACGGCCGCGGTCATCACCCACAACACCCTTGACGTGGACCTCAATCTGCGGGTCGGCGGGAACCTGCTGCTGGTGACCAGGCCGGGGATCGTCGTCGACACCGACGGGCTGGAACGCGGCAGCGGCGAGATCAAGATCCGCCCGGCCGAGCCGGAGAGCCCGACGATCCTGCGGGTACGGCTGGCCGGCGAGTCCCGCGGCGGCGACATCACCGCGCGGCCGCCCCGGCGGTCGTTCACCGAAGTGGTCTCCCGCCGCAAGCAGCGGACCGACGGCTGA